The proteins below are encoded in one region of Levilactobacillus namurensis:
- a CDS encoding Bax inhibitor-1/YccA family protein yields MNNYEQQPRETINTQVGLNRFLTKMFGWMGLAVLVSALTAYLMVTNGSASMMRGGGMLVGLIVWFILPFVISAQSMKRPTVAFGGLMVYAVITGAVISSYAFVYTGAAMAQAFVSSAAVFLTMSVIGLTTKRDLSRIGTQATAALIGLIVAMVINLFLRSPMISLIFSFIAVIIFSVLTAWDTQKMQKLYLQYGDQVSVTGLAVTGALQLYLDFVNLFLQLLQIIGIFGGGSRD; encoded by the coding sequence ATGAACAATTATGAACAACAGCCCCGCGAGACGATTAATACCCAAGTTGGCCTGAATCGTTTTCTGACCAAGATGTTTGGTTGGATGGGGTTAGCGGTGTTAGTCTCTGCGTTGACCGCTTATCTGATGGTTACCAATGGTTCAGCAAGTATGATGCGTGGTGGTGGGATGTTGGTCGGTCTGATCGTCTGGTTCATCTTACCATTCGTGATTAGTGCCCAATCGATGAAACGGCCCACGGTCGCTTTCGGAGGCCTGATGGTGTACGCCGTGATTACTGGAGCTGTTATTTCCAGTTATGCCTTTGTCTACACGGGAGCCGCGATGGCACAAGCCTTTGTCTCGAGTGCGGCCGTCTTCTTGACCATGTCCGTGATTGGCTTAACCACTAAGCGAGATCTGTCACGGATTGGGACTCAGGCCACTGCGGCATTGATCGGATTGATTGTCGCCATGGTGATCAACCTCTTCTTGCGGAGCCCAATGATTTCGTTAATTTTCTCGTTCATTGCGGTGATTATCTTCTCCGTTTTGACGGCTTGGGATACGCAAAAGATGCAGAAGTTGTACTTGCAGTATGGGGATCAAGTTTCCGTAACTGGTTTGGCCGTTACGGGGGCGTTACAACTGTACTTAGACTTCGTGAACTTGTTCTTACAACTCTTACAAATTATCGGGATTTTTGGTGGCGGCAGTCGCGATTAA
- the ytpR gene encoding YtpR family tRNA-binding protein: MLIASYNPQELGDTLIVVIAQDTPQQAHTVREGVARIYDPETEKSLGYNFFDVSQILPNLTGQGQVFLSAEDVAALNQKLEDAGFAGELEAEKASRFVVGYVKTATPHPDSDHLLVTETEVEDGHTLQIVSGSPNMQADIKVVVAEVGAMMPNGVIIWPGELRGVPSNGMICSGRELGLANAPQRPGALILPDDYQVGDAFDFDRGQTIFAAE, translated from the coding sequence ATGTTGATTGCTAGTTATAATCCCCAGGAGTTAGGGGATACATTGATTGTTGTCATTGCGCAAGACACGCCACAACAGGCCCACACGGTTCGTGAGGGCGTTGCTCGGATTTATGATCCAGAGACCGAAAAGAGTCTCGGGTACAATTTCTTCGACGTTTCTCAGATTTTGCCGAATTTAACGGGACAAGGGCAAGTCTTCTTGTCCGCTGAAGACGTCGCGGCGTTGAACCAAAAGTTAGAGGATGCGGGGTTTGCTGGCGAGTTAGAGGCTGAAAAGGCTTCTCGGTTCGTCGTTGGGTACGTCAAAACGGCAACGCCTCATCCGGATTCAGACCACTTATTGGTCACGGAAACCGAAGTGGAAGACGGGCACACGTTGCAAATCGTGAGTGGTTCACCTAACATGCAAGCGGACATTAAGGTCGTGGTGGCGGAAGTCGGGGCAATGATGCCCAACGGTGTCATCATCTGGCCGGGCGAGTTACGGGGCGTCCCTAGCAATGGGATGATCTGTTCTGGTCGCGAACTAGGGCTGGCTAATGCACCGCAACGGCCTGGGGCACTGATTCTGCCTGATGATTATCAAGTCGGGGATGCCTTTGATTTTGACCGCGGACAAACGATTTTTGCGGCCGAATAA
- the coaE gene encoding dephospho-CoA kinase (Dephospho-CoA kinase (CoaE) performs the final step in coenzyme A biosynthesis.), with protein MTEVWGLTGGIATGKSTVSAWLKQAEIPVIDADTIARQVVALGTPGLQQISAAFGPDYLQADGTLNRAKLGQLVFHDSSQLQRLNAITTPLIRDEIRRQLAAYRARKVPVVMVDAPTLFEVGYLQKLVDHVMVVATSAPHQKQRLMARNGYTAADAQARIDRQWPLAQKIAAADVVIDNDGDITQTRQQVVKWLDMNKFGKTNQVK; from the coding sequence ATGACTGAAGTCTGGGGACTCACGGGTGGCATTGCGACGGGGAAGTCTACGGTGAGCGCCTGGTTAAAGCAGGCAGAGATTCCGGTCATTGATGCGGATACGATTGCCCGTCAAGTCGTTGCGCTGGGCACCCCGGGATTACAGCAAATCAGCGCTGCGTTTGGGCCCGATTACTTGCAGGCCGACGGGACGTTGAACCGGGCTAAGCTGGGCCAGTTGGTCTTTCATGATTCGTCCCAATTACAACGACTCAATGCCATTACCACCCCGTTGATTCGGGATGAGATTCGCCGGCAACTGGCGGCTTACCGCGCGCGAAAAGTGCCGGTAGTGATGGTGGATGCGCCTACGCTGTTTGAGGTGGGCTATCTGCAAAAGCTGGTCGATCATGTGATGGTGGTGGCCACCAGTGCCCCGCACCAGAAGCAACGGTTAATGGCTCGCAACGGGTATACCGCAGCGGATGCCCAAGCCAGAATTGACCGTCAGTGGCCCTTGGCTCAAAAGATTGCGGCTGCGGACGTGGTCATTGATAACGACGGGGACATTACCCAAACACGCCAACAAGTGGTAAAATGGCTTGACATGAATAAATTTGGAAAAACGAATCAGGTAAAATGA
- the polA gene encoding DNA polymerase I, with product MAEKRLLLIDGNSVAFKAFFALYTSLGRFTNGDGLHTNAIYGFNTMLETMLDKVQPTHALVAFDAGKVTFRTKMYDDYKGGRAKTAPELSEQFPYLKKLLEARGIKTYELPNYEADDIIGTTAKRAEAAGFTITIVTGDRDLTQLANDHTTVAISKKGVSEIERYTPAYVKEKMGVTPEQIIDIKGLQGDNSDNYPGVTGVGPKRAVDLIDQYGSVEGVYDHIDEITAKKLKEHLVADKDQAFLSKKLATINRDAPVDLILGDLTYAGPDRDALIAFYQQMGFRKFLQGMSVDGVTPSATPGLKAIAYTVLTADNLADVQVTDECAFYLEMDGDNYHLAKFAGFVIGHDDHWWVSRDVSLLQMAPLKQLLENAQVAKKVFDAKRTYVGLNRLGITLAGVDGDLLLCSYLLNTYDNSNDLGRVAAEHGYDQVETDEDVYGRGAKRAIPTDDTVFFKHLARKAQAIARLKQTLFKDLEENDQAELYRQIERPMAFVLARMEIEGITVDADELRAMGSKFSEQLAEIEQTIYQEAGEEFNIGSPKQLGHILFEKMHLPVLKKTKTGYSTAVGVLEKLAADAPIAENILKYRKIAKIQSTYVEGLLKVINPTDHKVHTRYLQTLTQTGRLSSVDPNLQNIPVRTEEGKAIRKAFVPRHPGWQIFSSDYSQIELRVLAHMSHDANMQEAFREGEDIHAATARRIFKLGPDQEVTPNIRRQAKAVNFGIVYGISDFGLSQNIGISRKQAKQFIETYFEEYPGVKAYTEHMVQVAHDQGYVETIAHRRRYLPDINSRNFNQRSFAERTAMNTPIQGSAADIIKIAMIHMEKALQGMQATMLLQVHDELIFEAPAEEIPTLAKLVPKIMDSAVKLEIPLKVESHAGPTWYDLK from the coding sequence ATGGCGGAGAAACGATTGTTATTGATCGATGGCAACAGTGTTGCGTTTAAAGCCTTTTTTGCCCTGTACACCTCATTAGGTCGGTTTACCAATGGGGATGGGTTACACACGAACGCCATTTATGGCTTCAACACGATGTTAGAGACCATGCTGGATAAGGTTCAACCGACACATGCGTTAGTGGCCTTTGATGCCGGTAAGGTCACGTTTCGGACCAAAATGTATGACGATTATAAGGGGGGCCGTGCGAAGACCGCACCGGAGCTGTCTGAACAGTTCCCATACCTGAAGAAATTATTAGAGGCTCGGGGAATCAAGACCTACGAACTGCCGAACTATGAAGCTGACGACATTATTGGGACGACGGCTAAGCGCGCGGAGGCGGCTGGTTTCACGATCACCATCGTAACGGGAGATCGGGATCTGACCCAGTTGGCCAACGACCATACCACCGTGGCCATCTCTAAAAAAGGGGTCAGCGAAATAGAACGGTACACGCCCGCTTACGTGAAAGAAAAGATGGGCGTGACCCCGGAACAGATTATTGATATCAAGGGCCTTCAAGGCGATAATTCAGATAATTACCCGGGGGTTACAGGGGTTGGCCCTAAGCGTGCGGTTGACCTCATCGACCAATACGGTAGCGTTGAGGGCGTCTATGACCACATTGATGAGATTACGGCGAAGAAACTTAAGGAACATCTGGTGGCCGATAAGGACCAAGCCTTCTTGTCGAAAAAACTGGCCACGATTAATCGAGACGCACCGGTCGATCTGATCTTAGGGGACCTAACCTATGCGGGGCCTGATCGAGATGCCTTGATCGCGTTTTACCAACAGATGGGCTTTCGTAAGTTCTTACAGGGGATGTCGGTGGATGGCGTGACGCCTTCTGCGACCCCTGGTTTGAAAGCCATTGCGTATACGGTCTTAACAGCCGATAACCTGGCGGATGTCCAGGTGACGGATGAGTGTGCCTTCTACCTAGAAATGGATGGGGACAATTATCATCTGGCCAAGTTTGCGGGCTTTGTTATCGGTCACGATGACCACTGGTGGGTCAGTCGAGACGTTTCGTTGTTACAGATGGCGCCCCTTAAGCAGCTGTTGGAGAATGCACAGGTTGCCAAAAAGGTCTTTGATGCCAAACGGACCTATGTCGGGTTGAACCGGTTAGGCATCACGCTGGCCGGTGTGGATGGTGACCTATTACTCTGCTCGTACCTGCTGAACACTTACGACAATAGCAATGACTTGGGACGGGTTGCCGCAGAACACGGGTATGACCAGGTAGAGACGGATGAAGACGTGTATGGTCGGGGAGCTAAGCGTGCTATTCCGACGGATGATACGGTGTTCTTCAAACATTTAGCCCGAAAGGCACAAGCGATTGCCCGGTTGAAACAGACCTTGTTTAAAGATCTAGAAGAAAATGACCAGGCGGAGCTGTATCGTCAGATTGAACGCCCCATGGCCTTCGTCTTAGCACGGATGGAAATCGAAGGCATCACGGTCGATGCCGACGAGTTACGGGCAATGGGCAGTAAATTTAGCGAACAGCTAGCCGAGATTGAGCAAACGATTTACCAAGAAGCGGGTGAAGAGTTCAACATTGGTTCGCCTAAGCAACTGGGCCACATCCTATTCGAAAAGATGCACCTGCCCGTGTTGAAGAAGACCAAGACGGGGTATTCAACGGCGGTAGGCGTCCTAGAAAAACTGGCCGCGGACGCACCCATCGCTGAGAACATTCTGAAGTACCGAAAGATTGCGAAGATTCAATCGACCTATGTCGAGGGACTTCTAAAAGTGATCAATCCCACTGACCACAAGGTTCACACGCGGTACTTGCAGACGTTAACGCAGACGGGACGGCTCTCGTCGGTCGACCCGAACTTGCAAAACATTCCTGTGCGGACGGAAGAGGGGAAAGCAATTCGGAAGGCCTTTGTTCCACGCCATCCGGGCTGGCAGATCTTCTCTTCAGACTATTCGCAGATTGAACTGCGAGTCTTGGCTCACATGAGTCACGATGCGAACATGCAAGAAGCGTTCCGGGAGGGTGAAGACATTCACGCGGCAACGGCCCGGCGAATCTTTAAGCTGGGGCCGGACCAAGAAGTGACGCCGAATATTCGGCGTCAAGCCAAGGCGGTCAATTTCGGCATCGTCTACGGCATTAGTGACTTCGGTCTGTCCCAAAACATTGGGATTTCCCGGAAGCAGGCTAAGCAATTTATCGAGACCTACTTCGAAGAGTACCCGGGTGTTAAAGCCTACACGGAACACATGGTGCAGGTCGCCCATGATCAGGGGTATGTCGAGACGATTGCCCACCGGCGGCGTTATCTGCCAGACATTAACTCGCGGAACTTTAACCAACGCTCCTTTGCGGAACGGACGGCGATGAATACACCTATTCAAGGTAGTGCAGCTGATATTATTAAGATTGCGATGATTCACATGGAGAAAGCCTTGCAGGGGATGCAAGCCACCATGTTGTTACAGGTTCACGATGAGTTGATCTTTGAGGCGCCGGCCGAAGAGATTCCAACGCTGGCTAAGTTAGTGCCGAAGATCATGGATTCGGCAGTGAAGCTAGAGATTCCGTTGAAGGTTGAAAGTCATGCGGGTCCGACCTGGTACGATTTGAAGTAG
- the mutM gene encoding bifunctional DNA-formamidopyrimidine glycosylase/DNA-(apurinic or apyrimidinic site) lyase, giving the protein MPELPEVETVRRGLTQLVGGATIDHVEVLYPKMVTPDAEVFTAELIGRKIEKIDRRGKYLLFRFSGQLTMVSHLRMEGKYDVQPEGSPVTKHTHVIFHLTDNRELRYTDTRKFGRMRLVPTGTEAEALPSLGKMGPEPTEATLTLAYMQQIFGKSHKIIKPFLLDQSRIAGLGNIYADEVLWLSKINPLTPVDTLTKDQLVTLRQAIIDEIQRAIAGHGTTVHSFSTAFGDAGHFQNDLHVYGHEGEPCERCGTEIVKIKVAQRGTHFCPHCQPLPPDAQGVLTDD; this is encoded by the coding sequence ATGCCAGAATTACCAGAAGTTGAAACGGTTCGGCGGGGCCTGACCCAGTTAGTGGGGGGCGCCACGATTGATCACGTGGAGGTCCTTTACCCTAAGATGGTGACGCCGGATGCCGAAGTGTTTACGGCCGAATTGATCGGTCGCAAAATTGAAAAGATCGATCGCCGGGGAAAGTATTTACTCTTCCGGTTCAGTGGTCAGCTGACGATGGTGTCCCATCTGCGGATGGAAGGAAAGTATGACGTTCAGCCCGAGGGCAGTCCGGTCACGAAGCACACGCACGTGATTTTTCACCTGACCGATAACCGTGAACTCCGCTACACGGATACCCGGAAGTTTGGCCGGATGCGGCTGGTTCCGACGGGGACCGAAGCGGAAGCCTTACCGTCACTGGGAAAGATGGGGCCTGAACCGACCGAAGCGACCCTGACGCTGGCTTACATGCAGCAAATTTTTGGAAAGTCGCATAAGATTATCAAGCCCTTCTTACTGGATCAATCCCGAATCGCTGGGTTGGGGAATATCTATGCTGACGAAGTGCTGTGGTTGTCAAAAATCAACCCATTGACGCCAGTGGACACGTTAACCAAGGACCAGTTGGTGACGTTACGGCAAGCAATCATTGACGAGATTCAAAGGGCGATTGCGGGCCACGGCACCACGGTCCATTCGTTCTCGACGGCTTTTGGGGATGCGGGGCATTTCCAAAATGACCTGCACGTTTACGGCCACGAGGGTGAGCCTTGTGAGCGGTGCGGAACCGAAATCGTGAAGATCAAGGTTGCTCAGCGGGGAACCCATTTCTGTCCCCATTGTCAACCGTTGCCACCCGATGCCCAGGGGGTCTTGACCGATGACTGA
- a CDS encoding DUF2785 domain-containing protein: protein MAPQFLTLQQALTHPDQALTPAQLTLMLANIGALDPTVRDQTIYSLFAQQFEHQTLSLDQKNRIAQHLIQNHDLFASIDGPQSPLVFLRTFTALLTALVLSDDAQTHWVTPKLRDHFFNDALTYLPRETDQRGWTVNGWADGVSHGADLLGTAWAHPAFPPDAVPTALHALTTVLLRQTQVFQFDEEPRLAMTLVMASQAHHLTTDQLKNWLATTDQQLWHGFDFDDLSSVARLHNWLSVLHHLMFLIPANTAIQAQITTLSRHYYQVNGYLPR, encoded by the coding sequence ATGGCACCCCAGTTTTTAACCCTGCAACAGGCCCTGACTCACCCCGACCAAGCCCTCACACCAGCTCAATTAACCCTGATGTTGGCCAACATTGGTGCCCTTGATCCGACGGTCCGTGACCAGACGATTTACAGTCTCTTTGCCCAGCAATTCGAGCATCAGACGCTTTCACTTGATCAGAAAAATCGGATTGCCCAACACTTGATTCAAAATCACGATCTCTTTGCATCCATTGACGGCCCCCAAAGTCCCCTAGTTTTTCTGCGAACCTTCACTGCACTATTAACCGCGTTAGTCCTAAGCGATGACGCCCAGACCCATTGGGTGACTCCCAAGTTGCGCGACCATTTTTTCAACGATGCGCTGACTTATTTGCCCCGTGAAACCGACCAACGTGGCTGGACAGTAAACGGTTGGGCTGACGGGGTCTCCCATGGTGCTGACCTATTGGGGACTGCCTGGGCTCACCCGGCGTTCCCACCCGACGCCGTCCCGACCGCTCTACATGCCTTGACGACGGTCCTGTTGCGCCAAACTCAGGTCTTTCAATTTGACGAAGAACCCCGCTTGGCCATGACCCTTGTGATGGCGTCTCAGGCCCACCATTTAACGACCGACCAGTTAAAGAATTGGCTAGCAACGACTGACCAACAGCTCTGGCACGGCTTTGATTTTGACGACTTAAGCAGTGTCGCCCGCCTACACAACTGGTTAAGCGTGCTTCACCACCTTATGTTTCTGATTCCCGCTAATACGGCCATTCAAGCTCAAATTACAACACTCAGTCGCCATTACTACCAGGTTAATGGTTACTTGCCTCGCTAA
- a CDS encoding DNA translocase FtsK, with the protein MEHYDGPAFYRKFPVKPTPVKREAPITERAESQVKERQRCNARGERTTQKPATTPHPDTAEATPSAEKPNYRPFQVTEVPKQLHWTHRESNSQQQYYQRLIAQLKKTDDSFLRLATPSVVTSDEDQTASDETVTTQATSTPTSETTHQGSVTASDDPTPVPAVDEPAPVTASTPADRASSDPQDDAEAPMTVVDEQETVSSVTTNPEAPAGVALPADPEPAATDSEPTSPEPTVTTPTEAPHEPAGEDPEAQTTLVEPKPTEIFYPEVPVEQLSEKVADSPVDEPTAKLEAEPEAVASTPDSNLTSRPVTPSTMDYLPVGTVPQENRGGDSVTPDGEPTDQADQDVQRLLARAEEPEHSTEPTTQAMAAPQADPQSADVQAETSATTDQQPTETAEGDQATPTEPATTSNESHQTRQTPVDTKPKAKPTRGLGHSLGDIMQEEGNDQRDLALFAGGPHSAATPAPTPADLTARGYHFPDIGLLPKPVVPDEQAMDEWIEHQATVLDATLSAFHVDAHVTDWTIGPTVTQFQVKLALGVKVSKITNLNDDLKLALAAKDIRIEAPIPGKTTVGIEIPNKKSRPVMLSEILNSPAFQHSESPLTVALGVDLFGQPQVTDLRKMPHGLIAGATGSGKSVFINSLLLSILYKANPQQVKLLLIDPKAVEMAPYDGLPHLLAPVISDPKAAAAALKWVVTEMDQRYEKLAAAGVRNIEQFNDRADANDEPGLKMPYIVIIIDELADLMMMAASEVQDYIVRITQKARAAGIHLLVATQRPSVDIVTGTIKNNIPTRIAFMVSSQIDSRTILDTTGAESLLGRGDMLYLGNGASQPMRLQGAFVEAEVDRVTDFVRTQGKPQYAFEPNGLLKQETDAENQDELLPKVLEYIAQEKTVSTSKLQRVFSIGYNRAANLIDDLEQHNYVSPQHGSKPREVYLTPDDLGKDLPEPHDQDAPYSS; encoded by the coding sequence ATGGAGCACTATGATGGGCCTGCGTTTTACCGTAAGTTTCCGGTAAAGCCGACACCAGTTAAACGAGAAGCCCCGATTACTGAGCGGGCTGAATCACAAGTTAAAGAACGCCAGCGGTGCAATGCCCGTGGAGAACGGACGACACAGAAGCCAGCCACGACACCGCATCCCGACACTGCCGAGGCAACGCCGTCGGCAGAAAAACCTAATTACCGACCTTTTCAGGTGACAGAGGTGCCCAAGCAGCTCCACTGGACTCACCGGGAGAGTAACAGTCAACAACAGTATTATCAACGCTTAATCGCACAATTAAAGAAAACGGATGATAGTTTCTTGCGACTAGCGACACCTAGTGTGGTTACGTCGGATGAAGACCAGACGGCTAGTGACGAAACTGTCACGACACAGGCAACATCGACGCCGACTAGTGAAACGACTCATCAGGGGTCGGTCACGGCCTCGGATGATCCCACACCGGTGCCGGCCGTCGATGAACCGGCGCCCGTTACAGCATCCACACCAGCGGATCGGGCCAGTTCGGATCCCCAAGATGATGCTGAGGCACCGATGACCGTCGTAGATGAACAGGAAACGGTCTCATCAGTCACCACGAATCCCGAAGCGCCCGCGGGGGTAGCCTTACCCGCTGACCCCGAGCCAGCGGCCACTGATTCTGAACCCACATCTCCAGAGCCTACGGTAACCACGCCGACTGAAGCACCGCACGAGCCGGCCGGGGAAGACCCGGAAGCACAGACAACGTTAGTCGAACCCAAGCCCACGGAGATTTTCTATCCAGAAGTTCCGGTGGAACAGTTGTCTGAGAAAGTAGCCGATTCACCGGTAGATGAACCGACAGCTAAATTGGAAGCTGAGCCGGAAGCAGTGGCTTCAACGCCGGATTCGAACTTAACTTCCCGGCCGGTTACACCGTCAACGATGGATTATCTCCCGGTTGGGACGGTACCACAAGAGAATAGGGGAGGGGACTCCGTTACCCCGGATGGCGAACCGACTGATCAGGCAGACCAAGATGTTCAGCGATTATTAGCACGTGCTGAAGAGCCTGAGCATTCGACAGAGCCAACCACTCAGGCAATGGCCGCTCCTCAAGCAGACCCGCAATCGGCGGATGTACAAGCTGAAACGTCAGCGACGACAGACCAGCAGCCGACTGAGACTGCTGAGGGTGATCAAGCGACACCGACTGAACCAGCCACGACATCGAATGAGTCTCATCAGACCCGCCAGACGCCGGTTGACACCAAACCTAAGGCGAAACCAACTCGGGGGTTGGGCCACTCCTTGGGAGATATTATGCAAGAAGAGGGCAACGACCAACGCGACTTAGCCTTATTTGCGGGTGGTCCCCATTCTGCAGCGACACCAGCGCCGACGCCGGCTGACCTGACGGCCCGGGGCTATCACTTCCCAGACATTGGGCTCTTACCCAAACCAGTGGTTCCGGATGAGCAAGCCATGGATGAGTGGATCGAGCATCAAGCGACGGTCTTAGATGCCACCCTGAGTGCCTTTCACGTGGATGCGCACGTTACAGACTGGACGATTGGGCCGACTGTCACGCAGTTCCAAGTCAAGTTAGCCTTAGGGGTCAAAGTCAGCAAGATTACCAACTTAAACGATGATTTGAAGCTGGCATTGGCCGCTAAAGACATCCGAATTGAAGCCCCGATTCCAGGGAAGACTACGGTCGGGATTGAAATTCCGAACAAGAAGTCACGGCCAGTCATGTTATCAGAAATCTTGAATTCACCGGCATTCCAGCACAGTGAATCTCCCCTGACGGTTGCTTTAGGGGTCGATCTCTTTGGTCAACCGCAAGTTACTGACTTACGGAAGATGCCCCACGGGTTGATTGCCGGTGCGACGGGATCCGGGAAGAGTGTCTTCATCAATTCCCTGTTGCTGTCGATTCTGTATAAGGCCAATCCGCAACAGGTCAAGCTACTGCTGATTGATCCTAAAGCCGTTGAAATGGCGCCATACGATGGGTTGCCTCACTTGTTGGCCCCAGTCATTTCCGATCCTAAGGCCGCCGCGGCAGCGCTGAAGTGGGTCGTCACGGAAATGGATCAACGGTACGAAAAGCTGGCTGCGGCCGGTGTGCGGAACATCGAGCAGTTTAACGATCGTGCGGATGCCAACGATGAACCGGGCCTGAAGATGCCGTACATCGTGATCATTATCGACGAATTAGCCGACCTGATGATGATGGCGGCGAGTGAAGTTCAGGACTACATTGTCCGCATCACGCAGAAAGCCCGGGCGGCCGGCATTCACCTGTTGGTCGCAACCCAACGGCCAAGTGTGGACATCGTGACCGGGACCATCAAGAACAACATTCCTACCCGAATCGCGTTTATGGTTTCGAGTCAGATCGATTCACGAACGATTCTGGATACTACGGGTGCCGAAAGCCTGCTGGGACGTGGTGATATGCTCTACCTGGGGAATGGTGCGAGTCAACCGATGCGGTTACAAGGCGCCTTTGTGGAAGCCGAAGTGGACCGGGTCACGGACTTCGTGCGGACACAGGGGAAGCCTCAGTATGCGTTTGAACCAAATGGTTTGTTGAAGCAAGAAACCGATGCGGAGAACCAGGACGAACTCCTGCCTAAAGTGTTAGAATACATTGCACAGGAGAAAACGGTTTCGACTTCGAAACTGCAACGGGTCTTCTCCATCGGGTATAACCGGGCTGCCAATCTGATTGACGACCTGGAGCAGCACAACTATGTCTCCCCACAGCACGGGTCCAAACCCCGGGAGGTCTACCTAACGCCTGATGACTTGGGCAAGGATCTACCGGAACCCCATGACCAGGATGCACCCTATTCATCATAA
- the murC gene encoding UDP-N-acetylmuramate--L-alanine ligase has protein sequence MDNATVYHFVGIKGSGMSALALILHDKGFQVQGSDITQYTFTQRGLEKADIKVMPFDEANIHQGLTVIAGNSFTDDHPEIKKAREMGLPVYRYHEFLGHLIEGYTSIGVAGAHGKTSTTGLLSHVLSGVAPTSYLIGDGTGKGTPNARFFVYEADEYRRHFLATSPDYAIMTNIDFDHPDYYTGIDDVYSAFETWANQVKKGIFAWGDDPELRKLKTDVPVYYYGTNDRDDFQAKNIKRSTTGSNFDVYHDGKCLGNFEIHLFGEHNVLNSLAVIAVAYFEKVNMDEIKRELADFKGVKRRFTERKVADMTIIDDYAHHPSEIKATLDAARQKYPDKEIIAVFQPHTFSRTIALMDDFAKSLNLADKVYLTNIFSSARETQGAVSSKDLAAKISKGGEILTVDNMSPLLDYHDAVVVFMGAGDVQKYERAYEDLLSHLSLKNN, from the coding sequence ATGGATAACGCAACGGTGTACCATTTTGTCGGAATTAAAGGATCAGGGATGAGTGCCCTCGCCTTGATTTTACATGATAAGGGTTTTCAAGTTCAGGGCTCAGATATCACGCAGTATACGTTTACCCAACGGGGATTGGAAAAGGCCGATATTAAGGTCATGCCCTTTGACGAAGCCAATATTCACCAGGGGTTAACGGTGATTGCCGGGAATTCGTTTACCGATGACCATCCTGAAATCAAAAAGGCGCGGGAGATGGGACTGCCCGTTTACCGTTACCATGAATTCTTGGGCCACCTGATTGAAGGTTACACCAGTATTGGGGTCGCCGGCGCTCACGGAAAGACCAGTACGACGGGCCTGTTATCGCACGTCTTGAGTGGCGTGGCGCCAACTTCCTACTTAATTGGTGATGGGACTGGTAAGGGGACGCCTAATGCTCGGTTCTTCGTGTACGAGGCGGATGAATACCGGCGCCACTTCTTGGCAACTAGCCCTGACTATGCCATCATGACCAACATCGACTTCGACCACCCGGACTATTACACGGGAATCGATGATGTATACAGCGCCTTTGAGACCTGGGCTAACCAGGTTAAGAAGGGCATCTTTGCTTGGGGGGATGACCCTGAGTTGCGGAAGTTGAAAACGGATGTGCCCGTCTACTACTACGGGACCAATGACCGGGATGACTTCCAAGCTAAGAATATCAAGCGGTCGACTACGGGCTCGAACTTTGACGTTTACCATGATGGCAAGTGCCTGGGCAATTTTGAGATCCACCTGTTTGGGGAACACAACGTTCTGAACAGCCTGGCCGTCATTGCGGTGGCTTACTTTGAAAAGGTCAATATGGACGAAATTAAGCGTGAATTGGCTGACTTCAAAGGGGTCAAGCGCCGGTTTACGGAGCGTAAAGTCGCCGATATGACGATCATTGATGACTACGCACACCATCCATCCGAAATCAAGGCGACGTTGGACGCCGCTCGGCAAAAGTATCCAGACAAGGAGATCATTGCGGTCTTCCAGCCCCATACCTTTAGCCGGACGATTGCGCTGATGGACGACTTTGCCAAGAGTCTCAACTTGGCGGATAAAGTCTACCTGACCAACATCTTCAGTTCTGCCCGGGAGACGCAAGGTGCGGTCTCCAGTAAGGACTTAGCTGCGAAGATCAGTAAGGGTGGCGAAATCCTGACGGTCGACAACATGTCACCGTTACTGGACTACCACGATGCCGTTGTGGTCTTCATGGGTGCCGGTGACGTTCAGAAGTATGAACGGGCCTACGAAGATTTACTGAGTCACTTGTCCTTAAAGAATAACTAA